A genome region from Hevea brasiliensis isolate MT/VB/25A 57/8 chromosome 7, ASM3005281v1, whole genome shotgun sequence includes the following:
- the LOC110662279 gene encoding uncharacterized protein LOC110662279 yields the protein MEEYYYSRNHVPAFGSWDWNNDLPFTQCFESARQAGLLRYSYSEDRDLYVAGDLYENDVVTPAMIVVPRRRGKVRQPRVKEEKRKQQSWVVGDVKEPPSPTAAPPSNPIMTRPTPKPVDEDLYKIPPELLYAKPKKKRGLGFFSSCLLPTCVL from the exons ATGGAA GAATATTATTATTCGAGGAACCATGTACCAGCCTTTGGAAGCTGGGACTGGAATAATGACCTCCCTTTCACTCAGTGCTTTGAATCTGCTAGACAAGCTGGGTTGCTTCGTTACAGTTATTCTGAAGATCGGGATTTATATGTTGCtggtgatttgtatgaaaatgatGTGGTCACACCGGCCATGATTGTCGTTCCTCGCCGAAGG GGAAAAGTACGTCAACCCCGTGTCAAAGAAGAGAAAAGGAAGCAGCAAAGTTGGGTGGTTGGTGACGTGAAAGAACCACCGAGCCCCACTGCTGCTCCTCCTTCTAATCCTATAATGACCAGGCCAACACCTAAGCCTGTTGATGAAGACTTATACAAAATCCCACCAGAGCTCCTTTATGCAAAGCCCAAAAAG AAGAGAGGTTTGGGCTTCTTTTCAAGCTGCTTGCTGCCAACTTGTGTATTGTGA